Proteins encoded together in one Streptomyces rubradiris window:
- a CDS encoding glycosyltransferase, translated as MIRTLFVSDILPRRPAGGAVRRMDAVTAALAELGPVDALFLAPPGTAPPPRETTRFARTGVAGVPPYTGIRALLEITARGPSAAYAAHQRRTLAPRLPDWSTGTRYDLVWFNRERTWLPLRGRFTGRTVVDVDDFEDVLIRRWTLLGQGVWGVPLTPWQRVQARRSIGWWRRVHRRVARQADVVVAACAADAARLGRGDRTAVVPNTYPAPPAHPPVPPRPDGGATILFQGSFDWAPNTDAARWLTADILPLVRERIPHARVVLAGASTPEVAALAGPHVEVTGAVPDMTPHLRDADLVMVPLRVGSGTRIKILEAFAHGVPVVSTTIGAEGLDVVAGEHLAIADTAEGLARHCADLLTDRAARTATVTAAARLHTGRYLPGHAAARVRQAALRATGGPAGGAAAPAGRHTP; from the coding sequence GTGATCCGCACCCTCTTCGTCAGCGACATCCTGCCCCGCCGTCCCGCCGGCGGCGCGGTGCGGCGGATGGACGCCGTCACCGCCGCCCTCGCCGAACTGGGCCCGGTGGACGCGCTGTTCCTCGCACCGCCCGGTACCGCCCCACCGCCGCGGGAGACCACCCGCTTCGCCCGCACCGGCGTGGCCGGTGTCCCGCCGTACACGGGTATCCGCGCCCTGCTGGAGATCACGGCACGCGGGCCGTCGGCCGCCTACGCCGCTCACCAGCGGCGCACCCTCGCCCCCAGGCTGCCCGACTGGTCGACCGGCACCCGCTACGACCTCGTCTGGTTCAACCGGGAACGCACCTGGCTGCCGCTGCGCGGCCGGTTCACCGGCCGGACCGTCGTCGACGTGGACGACTTCGAGGACGTGCTGATCCGCCGCTGGACACTGCTCGGCCAGGGCGTGTGGGGCGTGCCGCTGACCCCGTGGCAGCGGGTGCAGGCACGCCGTTCCATCGGCTGGTGGCGCCGCGTCCACCGGCGGGTGGCACGGCAGGCCGACGTGGTCGTGGCCGCCTGCGCCGCCGACGCGGCCCGGCTCGGCCGCGGGGACCGGACAGCCGTGGTCCCGAACACCTACCCCGCTCCGCCCGCTCACCCGCCGGTGCCGCCGCGCCCCGACGGCGGTGCGACCATCCTGTTCCAGGGCTCCTTCGACTGGGCGCCCAACACGGACGCCGCCCGCTGGCTGACCGCGGACATCCTCCCGCTGGTCCGCGAGCGGATCCCGCACGCGAGGGTCGTACTGGCGGGCGCCTCCACACCGGAGGTCGCCGCGCTGGCCGGCCCGCACGTCGAGGTCACCGGCGCGGTCCCCGACATGACACCTCACCTGCGGGACGCCGACCTGGTGATGGTGCCGCTGCGCGTGGGCAGCGGCACCCGCATCAAGATCCTGGAAGCCTTCGCACACGGTGTGCCGGTGGTCAGCACCACGATCGGCGCCGAGGGACTCGACGTGGTCGCCGGTGAGCACCTGGCGATCGCCGACACGGCCGAGGGCCTGGCACGGCACTGCGCCGATCTGCTCACCGACCGGGCCGCGCGGACCGCCACGGTCACCGCGGCGGCCCGCCTGCACACCGGCCGTTACCTGCCCGGACACGCGGCGGCCCGGGTACGGCAGGCGGCCCTGCGGGCGACCGGCGGTCCGGCCGGCGGCGCCGCCGCCCCGGCCGGGCGCCACACGCCCTGA
- a CDS encoding MATE family efflux transporter: MPDLTRGPVLSGVVGVAAPLALANLLQQGYLLVDSAVVGRYLGVDGLAAMGAAQPLYAMLTSLFTGVSNAFSVRLGHLAGAGRRDDPSALRALAVCTVVWAVVCAVAAVLITGPLLALTGVTAEVAAEARTFLVTLCSGMIAVYALGAVCAVLTGRGDARRATGLMIAASVLNAVFAWLFVGPGRLGIAGAALAVPAANALAAAAGLTRLVSEQRRRPAGTSAVTAATVRAEIRRGLRIGAPMAVQYLLIGVGVLALVWIITPFGDEALAALTVVSRLELLTSALFLNLSGALMVFTAQNTGAGQAARVRDGVRHSVWLGVALTAVVSLLLLTERGPVAALFSGSDETRLITERYILITAPFFLCYTLTVVLHGWFNGIARTVVPLVCTVLSLGVVRLPLSYGLGHARGVDGVMWATVIGWAAGLVYTLLAAARRTGSPPEGGHDRDHDTKEGPMATSDNWGDR; this comes from the coding sequence GTGCCGGACCTGACGCGGGGCCCGGTCCTGTCCGGCGTCGTCGGCGTCGCGGCCCCGCTGGCCCTGGCCAACCTGCTCCAGCAGGGCTACCTGCTGGTCGACAGCGCGGTCGTCGGCCGTTACCTGGGCGTCGACGGGCTGGCCGCGATGGGTGCGGCACAACCGCTGTACGCGATGCTGACCTCGCTGTTCACGGGGGTCTCCAACGCCTTCTCGGTACGGCTCGGGCACCTCGCCGGCGCCGGCCGGCGCGACGACCCCAGCGCGCTGCGGGCCCTCGCGGTGTGCACCGTCGTGTGGGCGGTGGTCTGCGCCGTGGCCGCGGTACTGATCACCGGGCCGCTGCTGGCGCTGACGGGCGTGACCGCCGAGGTCGCCGCCGAGGCCCGGACCTTCCTGGTGACGCTGTGCTCGGGCATGATCGCCGTGTACGCGCTCGGCGCGGTCTGCGCGGTCCTGACCGGCCGCGGCGACGCCCGCCGGGCCACCGGACTGATGATCGCCGCGAGCGTGCTGAACGCGGTGTTCGCCTGGCTGTTCGTCGGTCCGGGCCGGCTCGGCATCGCGGGCGCCGCGCTGGCCGTACCGGCCGCCAACGCGCTGGCCGCGGCGGCCGGCCTGACCCGTTTGGTGAGTGAACAGCGCCGGCGCCCGGCCGGGACGTCCGCGGTCACGGCCGCCACAGTCCGCGCCGAGATACGACGCGGCCTGCGGATCGGCGCCCCGATGGCCGTGCAGTACCTGCTGATCGGTGTCGGTGTCCTGGCCCTGGTGTGGATCATCACGCCGTTCGGGGACGAGGCGCTCGCCGCGCTGACCGTCGTCTCCCGCCTGGAGCTGCTGACCAGCGCGCTGTTCCTCAACCTGTCCGGCGCGCTGATGGTGTTCACCGCGCAGAACACCGGTGCCGGACAGGCCGCGCGCGTCCGCGACGGCGTCCGCCACAGCGTATGGCTGGGCGTCGCGCTCACCGCCGTGGTGTCCCTGCTGCTGCTCACCGAACGCGGGCCGGTCGCCGCGCTGTTCTCCGGCAGTGACGAGACCCGGCTGATCACCGAGCGGTACATCCTCATCACGGCGCCGTTCTTCCTGTGCTACACGCTGACGGTCGTACTGCACGGCTGGTTCAACGGCATCGCCCGCACCGTGGTACCGCTGGTCTGCACGGTGCTGTCGCTGGGCGTGGTCCGGCTGCCGCTGTCGTACGGGCTGGGCCACGCCCGGGGCGTCGACGGAGTCATGTGGGCGACGGTGATCGGCTGGGCCGCGGGACTGGTGTACACCCTCCTGGCCGCCGCCCGGCGCACGGGGAGCCCACCCGAAGGCGGCCACGACCGCGACCACGACACCAAGGAAGGCCCGATGGCGACCTCGGACAACTGGGGCGACCGGTGA